The window GCCAAGCAGACTTGGCTTCACGCCTGAGCAGTTTCTGGAGAGCGGCGCgctggagagcaggggaggCAGCACCTGGCCCTGCTTTAGGAGCCATCTCCTTTTATTGACAGCCAGATAAGCAGGCGGGAGCCGTGGTGTTTCCAACGCTTCCCTGGAGGACCCTGCCGGGTTGCAGGGAGCCGCAAGCCCCATAATGGCAGCGGCTCCAAACGCGCCGCGAAACCCCTTCCTGGCAGCGCCCCCGGGGCCGTCGCTACCTGCCAACGCGCCCTACTTGCGCGGCCGCCCAAGGGACAGGGTGACTGGATCCCAGTGGGATCCCTGCCTCGGGTGGGTCCCCGACCCTCAGAACCGGAGCAGGAGCcggggcagagccctgcaccCCGCAAGGCGCTCTGCCCGCACCCCGCCAGAGCCTCCTCCTAATGgaccccgcagcccccgccTCACCCCAGTCGGGCGGCAGCTTCATGAAACATTTAAGTGCAGTTCAATAAAACTATCGGCGGCGGGGGGGCCTCTCTGCTGATGAATTATTTACCCTGACAAGTGTGTGCAAATAAGGGCCTCTCCCTGCCGCTCTAATGGgagaggctgtgcaggggaGCCCGGCCGGGGCCCGCCGGACCCGCACCGCCCGCAGAGGTGCCACGGCCAGGCCGGGCTGCAGGTCCGCGCCTGCCCTCCCGTCTGGCAGGGTCCAGCACCCCGCTCCCGCAGGAGAGCTTTGGGCTTGGGGGGCACAGCCTTCCTGAGGAGCCACAGGGATGCGTCAGGCTTTGGGGGCCTCCTTTGCCCCGTGCAAGGATGTCCCTCATGCAGAGCGCGTTTCAGAGGGGAAGAAGCCAAACCTCAGCCTAAACCTCGGCCTGCGAGACCGGGGATAGGCCCAGCtgccggcagggctgggctggggcgaGCCGTCCGTTTGCCGGGAGGCAGCGGGAATGGCAGAGACCCCGCCGCTGCCCGAGGGTGCCCCGGTCCAAGGGAGTCCCGTCCCGCGGCCgagccccgggcggggcggggcggggcggggcagggtagggcagggcagggcagggcagggccgggccgggccgggccgggccgggctcccgACGGGGCGGGCGGTGCCCGGGCTCGCGCCGTTCGCGCTCGTGTCGCCTAAAATGTCTCATTAGCTAACTACTGTCCGCCGTGACGTCACCGGGGCGGCCCAGCCAATGGGGGAGGCGCTGGCGTGGATATTAAGGGAAAGTTAGTGCAAAGGCAGCACCCCTCTTTTGCTGTCATTGACATTTAAACTGTGTGGCAGGTTCTTGCGTGGAAATTGGCGACCGGAGCCGCCAGGTACCTCCTCCCGGCCGCGGGACTGCAGCGCCCGGACCCTCCGCTCCCGCTGACAGGTAAGGTCTCCGCACGCCCCCGGCCCGACGGGAGGGGCCGGGCACCCCGACCCCGGCGCCCCCACCCCGCTGGGGGAAGGCGAGGGGAGAAGGCCGGAGCCCCGCACAACAGGTGGGGGTGAGAGGGAGCGGCTCCGGCCGTCGGagggggcggcccggggcggaGGGGGCGGCCGGCGCTGGAGCCTTTTCCCAAAGTTCCCCCGCGCGGGCGGTGCggccccctccccttcccccgcCCCGTGACCCGGGCCCCGCTCCCTCTCCGTGACCCGTCTCAGGTGGCGGGGGCAGCCGCGGGTTACCGCGGCCCTTGGAGGAGCCCCCTCGGCGCCCCTCGGGCCTTGGAGCGCCCGGCCCGAATGGACGGGACGGGAGAGGGGCACGGAGGGCCCTGCCCGAGCAGGGCCCACAGGGCagggccggcggcggggctgcgggaggcGAGCCGGGGCGAGCTGCCGTCGGGGGCCGCGTCCCGGCCGCCCTTCGCCGCCAAACGCCTGCAGCTCGCCGGTCGCCCAGGAGGCTCGGTTGCCCTGCTAGGATTGGAAAGGTCCGGTCGCTGAGAGGCGACCACCACTCGGTGCCCAAACTCAGGCTtgccttcccagccctgggtgccTCTGCTAAATCAGGGCTTCAGTGGGAAAGAGAGGTACCCTAGAAAGGCAGTTCTTCCTCCAAAATAACGCTAAATAAAATAACAGCGTAAAATCTAAAACACCGCTTACCTGTCTTCGAGCATCTCCAAATACTCCTTACGGTGCGTTAGCGGGAACGCTCCCTGTGATGCTTCACTATAATATACCGGTAAATGGACATTCTCCTTCAGTAATAAATCAAACACCATCTATCTCAGATCCTCCTCCCTAATTAGAGATGTTTATTGGAGATGGTGTTTATCCAGCTGTCATGCCGAGAAAAAGCTGTGACATAATTACCTCTGACCAGATAGTCTTTTATATGCATATCTCGCTGACATATAAAGGAATCggattgcattaaaaaaatgacaagATCAAATGTTGATTTTAGCCGATAGAATAATATTTCTGGTCATTAAATTAATTGAAATCCAACTCGTTAGGCTCTCCAAATTACGAATCTTGCtatttaaactttttaaattttagcgATTAAATGAGAGGTTGTATCAAAAGGATGGCAGAGGGGAATATGCCCTGCAAACTTGCCGCGATAAATCAAATACGCCATCTAAAAGAAACAGAGCCCTCGACCTCTCAGCCTAATAACACAATTGACGTGATTACGAGGAGCTTCTCTGTCGGCTCCTCGTGGTTTGCCAAGTGGAGTTTTTGCTGCTAATTCGGGAGGCCAAGAGGGTCCGAGATGGGAGAGGCGAGAGCGGGACACCTCCTTAACGCGTTATTTTTAACCCCCGCACCTCGGCGGGGCCAGGCTGATGCTGCTTCATTTGCTTTCGTGGCTTTGGCAGCGCCTGCGGAACCATCTGCGTGGGGCTGCGAACGAGCCCTGATAAGCTCCGAATTACTGTGtaattgaaaatatatttttttggGGAAAGGCTGGTTTTACAAATATCAAGGGTGTAGGCTTTTGATcctttctgctgcctgtgtTCTCCAGTTGCTAATAAAACTCGCATTGAGCTCCTTAGTGGCTTGATTAACAGGCAGATTAACTGTTACTGGGGTTTTGAACAGCTTGTCCCAATCAATAGCATTTAAAAAGCCCGTCAGGATGCGCTAAGCTTTCACCCCCCCGTTCCTTTCTGAAGGCTTTTCGAGCGGGTCTGCTTGCATGACACTTTTCCCATATTTATAATCAAAGGCTTTCTCGTATGGAAAGATGTATGTTCGTCTTCCAGTTTCAGAGCGACTTCGGCAAGGtccaaaaagcctttttttagCCTGCCATGCGAAGCTGTGCCTCATGCAAAAGGCCAACATAAAAGAGGTTAAATCGATTCCAAACTTTTTGCAGATTGTTTATAAACTAGAAAAGCTCCACTTAACTCAGTGTCCTGCGCATTATAGGTTTCAAACACTGTCTCTACATATACAAATAGGCATTAAGTGTCCTGAAGGCAAAAGCATTGTAGTCTAAGACGTCAGGATTTGTGTATCTCTTCAGTTTTAGACCGAACTGGACAAGAGGACTTTAAGCACTTTTCTGGGTATTAAAAAAGGTAGTTTGCAGTCCAGATATTAATACAACGAGACGATACTGGATTTCTAACTCAGCACTTTCTGCCTTCAACATCTAACAAAATACGAAAGGGAAGAGAACGCTGCTGTTTAATACAAATCAATACCCAGGCACGAgatcatattttaaaagtgaaaattattttaattaggaaaaacaaacaaaaaggctCGTCTTGCCACGTATAACAGTTACTTACCTTTggtttttaaaccatttttatATTACgcccatttttttctttttgtttggaatagttagggaaaaaaaaaaagaagtggagggaggaaaaaaaaaacccacacaaacaaacCAGATGCAGAAAAACTCTAGTTACATTAATCCTGTGCGGattttaaagtagaaatctTCAAAGAGTGCCTAAGTCCGTGCTGAGAGCcagggccggggccgcggggtcCCACGGAGCAGCCCTTGCCCcggaaaaggggaaaagggggggcGGTGTGCTCCTGCAAGAGGGCAGGGCTCCGGGGCGAGGGGAACGCCGAGCACCTCAcggcactgctgctcctctcccccagTTACAAAGGCGAGCGGAGTCATTTTAAAAGTGgaaaattcactttaaaaaaaataaggaagaaaaggggaaaaaaatgaaaaggaaaaccaggCCGACcgggcagggaaggagagcgGCGAGTGGCAATCTGCtagatggaaaaggaaaaagcacagCGTTTCCTTGGGAGGTATCCAGGCACGGCAGTCCCggcaggtcctgctgccccCGGCGGGGCCCGGCTGCCGGGAgcgccggcggggccgggccgggggggccgggcgctgccgggggagcggggccggagcggggccggtcCCGCACGGCCCCTCCGCTGCGGGAGGAGGTAAAATGgcggcgcggagccgcgccgggcccgTGGGGCTCCGCGCCGGgacagccccggcccggcgggacGCGACGGGGCGGGcgggccccggccccgctgcacgcccggcccgccccgccgctctTTCTTCCTCCCAACTTTCGCTCGGGgctcccgctcccgccgcgcccCCCCGCACCCCGCCATGACGTCACCCCTGCCCTCCCCGCACAGGgaggactttatttttttttttttttttttggctgggtGGGGGCGTTAAaagtttttttggggggagggaaCACAAAGCCCGCGGCGCCCGAGGGGAAAATAGCAACAAGATTACGGCTGCTTTATTCTGGCGAGGAGGCGTAAGAAGGTGCTAATCCAAGGGATGGCTAATTGAGAGcttgtaaaaatgaaatttgccTGCAATTTCGGAcaaagtgatttttctcttttccccctttaacGCCCTGTGgacaagagtaaaaaaaaaaaaatccctcatttGCTAGAGAGGGAGtgcaacagggaaaaaaaaccctacgacaacaacaaaaagagcagGATAAAAAACCAATCAAAAGCCACGGACACGACTGACTTCACTCCAGAAAAAAGGACTAGATCCCAGCTTTTAAAATCCCTTTGGATCCTCCGAGATTGATGCGAGCTTACAAATCGCAGCCTCTTTCTCTCGCCCGCAGGATGCGTGCGGCGGGACGCCCGGCCTCGGCCAGCGGCAACTAGGAGGGGAGCGGCTGCCCCGCGGGACGGCTCGCCGGACACACCGCCCTGGAGGGCAGCACTCGCCACACAGGTTCGTACTGCAGTTTGGactttgtttctcttctcttctggCTCTCTGAAAATTTTCCTCGGCGGCCCTGGAATGATGTCTGGCCACGGACAGGTTAAGGCAGTGGCAAATGTTACTTGGGAAAGTTTTGGGGGAGAGGAGTGGAGCTGAGCGCGGGGCTGCCGGGTGAGGGAGGTCCTTATCCGAGCCCGTGGTGTTGGCAGAGCCCCCTTGGGGTGCCCCGCAGCCCCACGGCCGGGCTGCCCTTACCTTCAGGGGGGATCCCATCGCACCCAAATGCTCCCGTGCGTGTGTCCGTCGCGATATTCGGCTCCATTTCTATAAAAACGCGTATCTCTGGACAAAATTCGAAACAAAACAAGACCCGCAGGCTGACCTAGGCCT is drawn from Prinia subflava isolate CZ2003 ecotype Zambia chromosome 5, Cam_Psub_1.2, whole genome shotgun sequence and contains these coding sequences:
- the LOC134550670 gene encoding collagen alpha-1(I) chain-like; its protein translation is MAGCGGARREREPRAKVGRKKERRGGPGVQRGRGPPAPSRPAGPGLSRRGAPRARRGSAPPFYLLPQRRGLIRSLSGLVRSPTQMVPQALPKPRKQMKQHQPGPAEQGNRASWATGELQAFGGEGRPGRGPRRQLAPARLPQPRRRPCPVGPARAGPSVPLSRPVHSGRALQGPRGAEGAPPRAAVTRGCPRHLRRVTERERGPGHGAGEGEGAAPPARGNFGKRLQRRPPPPPRAAPSDGRSRSLSPPPVVRGSGLLPSPSPSGVGAPGSGCPAPPVGPGACGDLTCQRERRVRALQSRGREEVPGGSGRQFPRKNLPHSLNVNDSKRGVLPLH